One Brachyhypopomus gauderio isolate BG-103 chromosome 15, BGAUD_0.2, whole genome shotgun sequence genomic region harbors:
- the tmem50a gene encoding transmembrane protein 50A: protein MLLKRVSLWTTYSRRVAWSRRPEDVLRACALLSFRTKRKDCLLGSTDDRIIVRTMSGFLDGIRCGDCECSVDWAEKRNTIASVAAGVLFFTGWWIIIDAAIMYPKEEDFHHAYHTCGVIATIAFLMINAVSNGQVRGDSYSEGCMGQTGARVWLFIGFMLAFGSLIASMWILFGGFVVPAKPAVYPGIAVFFQNAFIFFGGLVFKFGRTEDLWQ, encoded by the exons ATGTTGCTAAAACGGGTGTCTTTGTGGACGACGTACAGTCGGAGAGTCGCCTGGAGTCGAAGACCGGAGGACGTGCTGCGCGCATGCGCGTTACTGAGCTTCCGAACGAAGCGAAAGGATTGTTTGTTGGGCTCTACGGACGACAGAATTATCGTAAG GACGATGTCAGGTTTCCTGGACGGCATCAGATGTGGCGACTGCGAGTGCAGTGTTGACTGGGCAGAGAAGAGAAACACCATCGCCTCAGTGGCAGCGGGCGTACTG TTTTTCACAGGTTGGTGGATCATAATTGATGCAGCAATAATGTATCCTAAAGAAGAGGATTTTCACCATGCCTACCACACCTGTGGAGTCATCGCCACCATCGCATTTCTGAT GATCAACGCAGTGTCAAATGGGCAGGTGAGGGGAGACAGCTACAGTGAAGGCTGCATGGGTCagacag GTGCCCGAGTGTGGCTCTTCATCGGGTTCATGCTGGCCTTCGGCTCTCTCATTGCGTCCATGTGGATCCTGTTTGGAGGCTTCGTGGTGCCTG CAAAGCCAGCCGTGTACCCTGGGATCGCAGTGTTCTTCCAGAACGCCTTCATCTTCTTTGG GGGTCTGGTGTTTAAGTTTGGACGTACAGAAGACCTTTGGCAGTGA
- the mgst3b gene encoding microsomal glutathione S-transferase 3b, giving the protein MDILEILPANYGYVILTYLYSWVMLCYLALKVGAARKKYGVKYPTMYSDKEEVFNCIQRAHQNTLEVYPQWLLFQTLASLVYPTVTSVLGVIWVTSRFSYAWGYYTGKPAKRMNGAYGYIGLFGVIILSIYIALQLLGVV; this is encoded by the exons ATGGATATTCTAGAGATTCTGCCCGCCAACTACGGCTACGTGATCCTGACCTACCTGTACAGCTGGGTGATGTTGTGCTACCTGGCGCTCAAAGTCGGAGCGGCCAGGAAGAAATACGGCGTGAAG TACCCTACCATGTACAGTGATAAGGAAGAGGTGTTCAACTGCATCCAGAGAGCCCACCAGAACACCCTGGAGGTTTACCCACAGTGGCTGCTCTTCCAGACTCTTGCATCTCTCGTGTATCCT ACTGTGACCTCTGTTCTGGGAGTTATCTGGGTGACCAGCAGGTTCTCCTACGCCTGGGGCTACTACACTGGCA AACCCGCAAAGAGGATGAATGGAGCTTATGGGTACATCGGCCTTTTTGGGGTCATCATTCTGTCTATATACATCGCTCTGCAACTGCTTGGAGTCGTCTAG
- the rsrp1 gene encoding arginine/serine-rich protein 1, translating into MMKREVGGQCQQVRLKEGMHLVFDKATPGSSGSLSRSSSSDSSYASSESSSSSYRSHHRRPRHRSSSSSSSSSTSSSRTRSRSHPRCHRASGRSRCRRRAKSRSFSPSPDCSSRSSYRTRSRSSSRSSRQRDLRRRSRSCSSRSSSSRSCSPHYRRGPRRFVGRYRCRFSPSPRRRYRDYRSRSRSPEYSSVRLSHKEKMDLLNIAKENAAKLLGVRLVELPASVSSVQPKPDCTTEEGVREDRLRKRQAQT; encoded by the exons ATGATGAAACGTGAGGTTGGTGGCCAGTGCCAGCAGGTCCGTCTCAAGGAGGGTATGCATCTCGTATTTGACAAGGCAACTCCCGGTTCCTCAGGCTCTCTCAGTCGCAGCAGTAGCAGTGACAGTTCCTACGCGAGCAGCGAGAGTAGCTCCTCCTCCTACAGATCACACCATCGCAGACCTCGCCAcaggtcttcctcctcctcctcctcctcttccacctcctcctctcgtACGCGCTCTCGCTCTCATCCCCGCTGTCACCGGGCTTCGGGTCGCTCCCGTTGTCGGCGCCGGGCCAAGTCTAGATCGTTCAGTCCGTCTCCAGACTGCTCATCCCGCAGCAGTTACAGGACACGGTCTCGCTCCAGCAGCCGGTCCTCTAGGCAGCGGGATTTGCGACGAAGGTCCCGCTCGTGCTCGTCCCGCTCATCCTCATCCCGCTCGTGCTCGCCCCACTACAGGAGAGGCCCTCGTAGGTTTGTGGGGCGCTACAGGTGCAGATTCTCCCCTTCCCCCAGGAGACGCTACAGAGATTACAGGAGCAGATCGAGATCTCCTGAGTACTCTTCTGTTCGGCTCAGTCACAAAG AAAAGATGGATCTTTTGAACATTGCTAAAGAGAATGCTGCTAAACTTCTGGGAGTCAGGTTAGTGGAGCTGCCTGCTAGCGTCAGCTCTGTGCAGCCGAAACCAGACTGTACCACTGAGGAAGGGGTGAGAGAAGACAGGCTTCGGAAACGACAGGCACAG ACATGA